In the genome of Thermus sp. LT1-2-5, one region contains:
- a CDS encoding DUF2089 domain-containing protein: MVMRPLPVRCPACENPLAVKVLFCPACGTEVAGRFALNEFALLPKEHLDFLRLFVKVRGNLKEVERLLGVSYPTVRARLDALLRALGYEAEPEGTEEARLQVLEALRKGEISVEEAVARLRGGKS; this comes from the coding sequence ATGGTGATGCGACCGCTTCCCGTGCGTTGCCCGGCTTGCGAAAACCCCTTGGCGGTGAAGGTCCTTTTCTGCCCCGCCTGCGGCACCGAGGTTGCGGGCCGCTTCGCCCTAAACGAGTTCGCCCTCCTGCCCAAGGAGCACCTGGACTTCCTGCGGCTTTTCGTGAAGGTCCGGGGAAACCTAAAGGAGGTGGAGCGCCTCCTCGGCGTGTCCTACCCCACGGTGCGGGCCCGGCTGGATGCTCTCCTGCGGGCTTTGGGCTACGAGGCGGAGCCGGAGGGTACGGAGGAGGCGCGCCTCCAGGTCCTGGAGGCCTTGCGCAAGGGGGAGATCAGCGTGGAGGAGGCGGTGGCGCGCTTGCGGGGAGGGAAAAGCTGA